The Topomyia yanbarensis strain Yona2022 chromosome 3, ASM3024719v1, whole genome shotgun sequence nucleotide sequence ACAGCATCTCGAATGCGAATATTGTTTACAATACAACAGTTACAAACTCAAAACTGACAGTCAAGTTATTCGCATATCACACAAGAacttgcaaacgaaaaaaacatacaacttaTGGAGTATATACGGAGATTCAGAAGAAAACTACTATATAAGTTTGAAATATGTAGATAGTTAGTAGGGAAATAAACttggaaataaatttataataaaataaacaacaatcaaGAAGGTAGTGCAAACAACTTGAGATGTCACTTTAAACCTTTATATATACTTATTCGCTCTTTTCAGCCCAAAAAATAAACGATCAGAACCTAGTTCTGCTCAACGATGCCGACCTAGTTGAAATGGGGATAATCGAAAAAGGATCCCGTCTAACAATTCTTAACATAATAAAAAACTATAGTTCTGAAGCTAATCCGACCAAAGATAAAATTGATGAGACTTCCactaatgttcaaaatttggtaaactttcTACTATAATTACTGTAAGCGCTTGTCGTACTATACATATTTAACGTTTTCAGATTAACCGTTCGACATTCGAAGATGACGCAAAACtccgaatgaaaattttgtatccaattttgGATCAAGGGATCGTACCAGATAAGGACGGTTTAAATCATCTTACACGAGTCGCATGCAAGCAAATGGAGACTCAAATAATGGACGGTCAAAGGCAAGTAGaaagttttatttgttactCTACTAGTGCATCAAACTATGAACACTCCTTAAAGTGTGATAGAATGAATTGTTTACATTGAACCGCACGAGTCTCTCCGCTAGAGCAACCTTGCGGCGAAATGCGCAATGCCTATACATATTTATAGGGCTTACTGCCAATTTCTTTATCCTCGCTTAAATTTTAAAccgggttcaccagtacgtttaaacctggttaAGACGTTAAGCGAgaatgaagaaatcggcccttagtagTCCTTCGAGCAAATATGCAGGTGATCTAACACTGTCTATGAGCAGAGAAAAGCAATGCCTTTCGTTGTGAAGCTTCTATTTCAAAAAACATCGTAGTCAATCAGTATCATGCATTATTACTTCATTGAGCCTATGAAACTATGAAGTATGCATAGTAATGAAGCACGGCCAAACAACTTCACTTCCGATTATAAATATAAAGAAATGTATGAAACACAGTACAAACTGCTAGAGGAAAACACATAGTTATCAGTTCTTCGCATCCTGATTTCAATATTGACCATTCTTTTCACATCTTCAATCTGGTTCGATTTATAAACTTCGGCATAAGAACGTACATGCGTCTTTGACGGTGGTACTTAGAAAGCGTAATTCGTCATGTTCCGGCACAAAATTATAAAGACGACCGACGACGACGAATTATAATAACTTAAACATTTAAACCAACAGAATTTAATGGTATACAATTTCTGTTTATAGCGAgcgtgtttatttgtttacatataCAGTTCAATCGTAAATCGACCAAAGGGTCTAACTAAGCCGCAATGTCGTTGAATCGAGcaacagcgatgccagatttacagactgtggacagatttgctgcactgagaaacaaaaatatgcagaattagcatactttcattcccgtctcttttgctgtaatttattttcatgcattttctagcatatacttctagtaaatattcaatgagtggatagaccgaatacgtCCAATGCACAAAATTTGCAGCAGAAGAAATGAGAGGCAGATCAAAAAGTATGATATCggtgattaaaaaaaagttctgcgTATGCCTGGTCCAGACatttacagacttttaaaacagTAATAAACTGACCGATTTTCTTCAGAAAATAATAGATGTGTCCCAGCATGCAAAGAATTACGAATCAAATACCGTTCATACTTTTaccatttagattttttttaagaaatttagaacTTAATCTTTCACGGAATCTTTTTGGTCTTTTTCGGAGTAACGAACCAATGATCTCTAAATGCGCAGGTATCCTTCTGTTGATCAACAGCATGCGGCAGCTGTTCAAATCGTAAAATTATTTCCACAACTTAGTAATACGCGAGTCACACCAACTGCTCCTGATGAGGTTTGTTATTCTATGCTTATTTAATttctctaatataattataattattttcatgctAGTCATTTTTCTTTTGGCGCAACGGAGGCAAGGAAAAGGGTGCTCATACTGGCATGATATTTCATCGCATCCGGAATGTCATCAAACAGCTACCTGCAGAAAAACATAAATATAATCGAGGAACTATGCCTGTAGAAGAGTCCGTTTCAACTGAACTTGTAGAGCGGGCTCAATTGCTCCGAGTAATGCTTGCATCGGCATCAGTAGCAGaacatatttgtgatgaaatggaccGATGCTTTCCAGTCCTCAAACTGttattaaaagaaaagaaacccgTTAATGATATCTTGGATATGTTTCCACACCTGTGTTCATATGAAGGATTGGTGGtaacatgtttattttttattatttactatttcacTTTATGGTATTCACGGAACATATGAATATTTATATCATATCACTTTTTCTAGATTCGTCAAATGTTTGAGAGATTGTATCCTAACAGAACAGAAGGTCTCAAAATCGAGGATGTCTTCTCTCAGTGTCTATCTTATTCACCGTCCAGATTCTCTAGAGTAGAAGATggtgagatataattttttttaatttagcccAAAGGTCtgtcataaaattttaaatttgtaaaactaTTCACAGATCACATTCGAGGATGCTTGAGAATAATTTCTCATATGCCAATTCGCGGACAAAAAAGAACGCTGGTAGGCTGTCCAACTGTAGGCGAAGAACATTCGGCTTCAATTTTAATTCGTTGGATTGGGGTAAATGCAATATAATATACATAAGGTTAGATGTAATGATTTTATATCATCATTAGGAGTGCTTAGATACATACGTGGCATCCCCCGCAACTGATTCCAAACTACACATGGTGTGCGTAGCAAGCCCGATGAAAAGAGGAAATTATGCCGTCAtttgtgagaaaaaagttatattcgagaCTAACAATTCTATTCATGCAgtggaaattttattcaaatgccACGCAGTTCTCGGAGTGGAGGTGCCACCTAATTTTAGAATGTTTTGGGACTTTCTGGCATGTgccatatataa carries:
- the LOC131690012 gene encoding uncharacterized protein LOC131690012 — encoded protein: MRRYPSVDQQHAAAVQIVKLFPQLSNTRVTPTAPDESFFFWRNGGKEKGAHTGMIFHRIRNVIKQLPAEKHKYNRGTMPVEESVSTELVERAQLLRVMLASASVAEHICDEMDRCFPVLKLLLKEKKPVNDILDMFPHLCSYEGLVIRQMFERLYPNRTEGLKIEDVFSQCLSYSPSRFSRVEDDHIRGCLRIISHMPIRGQKRTLVGCPTVGEEHSASILIRWIGECLDTYVASPATDSKLHMVCVASPMKRGNYAVICEKKVIFETNNSIHAVEILFKCHAVLGVEVPPNFRMFWDFLACAIYNIIPHSQRTTVNRLVQTFIEVSRARIDNK